From Acidimicrobiales bacterium, one genomic window encodes:
- a CDS encoding ABC transporter ATP-binding protein: MTTRSRPAPQPAPPEAGGWIARLWPFMAAHRRNVVIAFGVSMAGQGVSAMTPLLAKIIVDDVITARSRPLAPWIVLLVAAGFFGFAAAYVRRFVGGRVALDVQFDLRNAVYERLQRLDFASHDQLRTGQLVSRSSSDVTLLQGLLAFLPIMLGNLVLVVVALIVMVVLSPPLTLVALLVVPAMAVAALRLRTTIFPSSWDSQQRAGEVAGVVDEAVTGVRVVKGFGQEDRELDHLADASADLFRARMRLIRLQARFTPTLQIIPVLGQVAVLAFGGWMAIHGRITVGTLLAFTSYLVQVVAPVRMFAAALAVGQQARAGAERLLDLLDANPLVVERPDAPDLTVERGEVRFDDVHFGYTHDEPVLDGFTLRIAPGERVALVGTSGSGKSTVALLLPRFYDVASGGVTVDGVDVRDVTLDSLRRQVGVVFEEPFLFSDSIRANIAYGRPDATDAEVVAAARAAEADTFIRALPDGYDAVVGERGLTLSGGQRQRVALARALITDPRILILDDATSSIDARTEEEIHATLQTTMQGRTTILVAHRRSTLRLADRIVLVDGGRVADSGTHDELLARSLTYRALLTGPGDSCEEPADAETATEEDRSGPVLSQLREDRSTPEAWPAEKRNGDRLAPTAQVAGPARIAPGGGTFASGGAGMGLAPTPELLAALDKLPPADDEPDIDVAAEAAPRAFRLPEFLRPYRRALAIGFGLVAFDALLTLIGPLMVRRGIDDGVRAMDETALWTAAAVFLVAAIGDWLITRIYTLVTGRTAERLLYALRIRVFAHLQRLSLDYYDRELAGRIMTRMTTDIEALQQLLQTGLVTALVSLATCVGVFGFLVVLSPPLALAAASVLPPLALATWWYRRRSSAVYDTARDRIAAVNANFQESLSGVRVSQAYTREDRNIAGFRDVNGEYLDARLGAQRLIALYFPFVLLLSDIGTAVVLGVGSTLALNGTVTPGVVVAFVLYLNMFFSPIQQLSQVLDSWQQATVSFGRIDELMAVPTGTPAPAQPKPLGRLHGEVRLDDVRFRYPNTTDDALTGIDLTIAAGETVALVGETGAGKSTIVKLIARFYDPTGGAVTVDGVDLRDVDLGAFRRQLGVVPQEAFLFTGTIRDNIAYGRPDASDAEVEAAARAVGAHDFVARLPDGYLTAVSERGRSLSAGQRQLIALARAELVDPVVLLLDEATSNLDLATEAAVQQAMGVVATGRTTVLVAHRLPTAQTADRIVVVDGGRIVAVGTHDELLAGSDEYASLWRAFSVAA, translated from the coding sequence GTGACGACCCGGAGTCGGCCGGCGCCGCAGCCGGCACCGCCGGAGGCCGGCGGGTGGATCGCCCGGCTGTGGCCGTTCATGGCGGCCCACCGGCGGAACGTGGTGATCGCGTTCGGCGTGTCGATGGCGGGCCAGGGCGTCTCGGCCATGACGCCGCTGCTGGCGAAGATCATCGTCGACGACGTCATCACCGCCCGGAGCCGCCCGCTGGCGCCCTGGATCGTGCTGCTGGTCGCCGCCGGGTTCTTCGGGTTCGCCGCCGCCTACGTGCGCCGCTTCGTCGGCGGCCGGGTGGCCCTCGACGTGCAGTTCGACCTGCGCAACGCCGTCTACGAACGCCTCCAGCGCCTCGACTTCGCGTCCCACGACCAGCTCCGCACCGGCCAGCTCGTCAGCCGCTCGTCGAGCGACGTCACCCTGCTCCAGGGCCTCCTCGCCTTCCTGCCGATCATGCTCGGCAACCTCGTGCTGGTGGTGGTGGCGCTGATCGTGATGGTGGTGCTGTCGCCGCCGCTCACGCTGGTCGCCCTGCTCGTCGTGCCGGCGATGGCCGTCGCCGCCCTGCGCCTGCGCACCACGATCTTCCCCTCCTCCTGGGACTCGCAGCAGCGGGCCGGCGAGGTGGCGGGCGTGGTCGACGAGGCCGTCACCGGCGTGCGGGTCGTGAAGGGCTTCGGCCAGGAGGACCGCGAGCTCGACCACCTGGCCGACGCCAGCGCCGACCTGTTCCGGGCCCGCATGCGCCTCATCCGCCTGCAGGCCCGCTTCACCCCGACGCTGCAGATCATCCCCGTCCTCGGCCAGGTCGCGGTGCTGGCGTTCGGCGGCTGGATGGCGATCCACGGCCGGATCACGGTCGGCACGCTGCTGGCGTTCACGTCGTACCTGGTGCAGGTGGTGGCGCCGGTGCGGATGTTCGCGGCCGCGCTGGCGGTCGGGCAGCAGGCCCGGGCGGGGGCCGAGCGGCTGCTCGACCTGCTCGACGCCAACCCGCTGGTGGTCGAGCGGCCCGACGCCCCCGACCTCACCGTCGAACGGGGCGAGGTCCGCTTCGACGACGTCCACTTCGGCTACACCCACGACGAGCCCGTGCTCGACGGCTTCACCCTGCGCATCGCCCCCGGCGAGCGGGTGGCGCTGGTGGGGACGAGCGGGTCGGGGAAGTCGACGGTCGCCCTGCTGCTCCCCCGCTTCTACGACGTGGCGTCGGGCGGCGTCACGGTCGACGGGGTCGATGTGCGGGACGTGACGCTCGACTCGCTGCGGCGCCAGGTCGGCGTGGTGTTCGAGGAGCCGTTCCTGTTCTCGGACTCGATCCGCGCCAACATCGCCTACGGGCGGCCCGACGCCACCGACGCCGAGGTGGTCGCCGCGGCTCGGGCCGCCGAGGCCGACACGTTCATCCGGGCCCTGCCCGACGGCTACGACGCGGTGGTCGGCGAGCGGGGGCTCACGCTGTCGGGCGGCCAGCGGCAGCGGGTGGCGCTGGCCCGGGCGCTGATCACCGACCCCCGCATCCTCATCCTCGACGACGCCACCAGCTCGATCGACGCCCGCACCGAGGAGGAGATCCACGCCACCCTGCAGACGACGATGCAGGGGCGCACCACGATCCTGGTGGCCCACCGGCGCTCGACGCTGCGGCTGGCCGACCGGATCGTGCTGGTCGACGGCGGCCGCGTCGCCGACTCCGGCACCCACGACGAGCTGCTGGCCCGCTCGTTGACGTACCGGGCGCTCCTGACCGGCCCCGGTGACAGCTGCGAGGAGCCGGCCGACGCCGAAACTGCGACAGAAGAGGACCGTTCCGGGCCGGTTCTGTCGCAACTTCGTGAGGACCGCAGCACCCCCGAGGCGTGGCCGGCCGAGAAGCGCAACGGGGACCGACTGGCGCCGACGGCGCAAGTGGCCGGACCGGCCCGCATCGCGCCCGGCGGCGGCACGTTCGCCAGTGGAGGGGCCGGGATGGGCCTCGCCCCGACGCCGGAGCTGCTCGCCGCCCTCGACAAGCTCCCGCCCGCCGACGACGAACCCGACATCGACGTCGCCGCCGAGGCCGCGCCCCGGGCGTTCCGCCTCCCCGAGTTCCTCCGCCCCTACCGGCGGGCGCTGGCGATCGGCTTCGGCCTCGTCGCCTTCGACGCCCTCCTCACCCTGATCGGTCCCCTCATGGTCCGGCGCGGCATCGACGACGGCGTCCGGGCGATGGACGAGACCGCGCTGTGGACCGCCGCCGCGGTGTTCCTGGTGGCGGCGATCGGCGACTGGCTGATCACCCGCATCTACACCCTCGTGACCGGCCGCACCGCCGAACGGCTCCTCTACGCCCTGCGGATCAGGGTGTTCGCCCACCTCCAACGGCTCAGCCTCGACTACTACGACCGCGAGCTGGCCGGTCGCATCATGACCCGCATGACCACCGACATCGAGGCGCTGCAGCAGCTCCTGCAGACCGGCCTGGTCACCGCGCTGGTGAGCCTGGCGACCTGCGTCGGCGTGTTCGGGTTCCTCGTGGTGCTGTCGCCGCCGCTCGCCCTGGCCGCCGCGTCGGTCCTGCCGCCCCTGGCGCTCGCCACCTGGTGGTACCGGCGGCGGTCGAGCGCCGTCTACGACACCGCCCGCGACCGCATCGCCGCGGTCAACGCCAACTTCCAGGAGAGCCTGTCGGGCGTGCGGGTGTCGCAGGCGTACACCCGGGAGGACCGCAACATCGCCGGCTTCCGGGACGTCAACGGCGAGTACCTCGACGCCCGCCTCGGGGCGCAGCGACTCATCGCCCTGTACTTCCCGTTCGTGCTGCTGCTGTCGGACATCGGCACCGCCGTGGTGCTGGGCGTCGGCTCGACGCTCGCCCTGAACGGCACGGTGACACCCGGCGTCGTCGTGGCCTTCGTGCTGTACCTCAACATGTTCTTCTCGCCGATCCAGCAGCTGTCGCAGGTGCTCGACAGCTGGCAGCAGGCGACGGTGTCGTTCGGCCGCATCGACGAGCTGATGGCGGTCCCGACGGGCACCCCGGCCCCGGCGCAGCCCAAGCCACTCGGACGCCTCCACGGCGAGGTGCGCCTCGACGACGTGCGCTTCCGCTACCCCAACACCACCGACGACGCCCTCACCGGCATCGACCTCACCATCGCCGCCGGGGAGACAGTGGCGCTGGTGGGCGAGACGGGGGCGGGCAAGTCGACGATCGTGAAGCTGATCGCCCGCTTCTACGACCCGACCGGGGGCGCCGTGACCGTCGACGGCGTCGACCTGCGCGACGTCGACCTGGGCGCCTTCCGCCGTCAGCTGGGCGTCGTGCCCCAGGAGGCGTTCCTGTTCACGGGCACGATCCGCGACAACATCGCCTACGGGCGGCCCGACGCGTCGGACGCCGAGGTGGAGGCCGCGGCCCGGGCGGTCGGAGCGCACGACTTCGTGGCCCGCCTGCCCGACGGCTACC